A genomic region of Streptomyces sp. NBC_00247 contains the following coding sequences:
- the argC gene encoding N-acetyl-gamma-glutamyl-phosphate reductase: MVVRAAVAGASGYAGGELLRLLLAHPEIEIGALTGHSNAGQKLGALQPHLRPLADRVLEPTTAEVLAGHDVVFLALPHGQSAAVAEQLGDEVLVVDMGADFRLADAADWEKFYGSPHAGTWPYGLPELPGARAALAGTQRIAVPGCYPTAVSLALFPAYAAGLAEPEAVVVAASGTSGAGKAAKPHLLGSEVMGNMTPYGVGGGHRHTPEITQNLSAVAGERVTVSFTPTLAPMPRGILATCSAKAKPGVDGEALRAAYEKAYADEPFVDLLPEGQWPATAAVYGSNAVQIQVAYDPAAGRIIVISAIDNLAKGTAGGALQSTNIALGLPEDTGLTTTGVAP; the protein is encoded by the coding sequence ATGGTGGTACGTGCAGCGGTGGCAGGGGCGAGCGGATACGCCGGCGGTGAGCTGCTGCGCCTGTTGCTGGCCCACCCCGAGATCGAGATCGGCGCCCTGACGGGCCACTCCAACGCCGGGCAGAAGCTCGGCGCGCTCCAGCCGCACCTGCGGCCGCTGGCCGACCGGGTGCTGGAGCCCACCACCGCCGAGGTGCTCGCCGGGCACGACGTGGTCTTCCTCGCCCTGCCGCACGGGCAGTCCGCCGCCGTCGCCGAGCAGCTCGGCGACGAGGTGCTGGTCGTCGACATGGGGGCCGACTTCCGGCTGGCCGACGCCGCGGACTGGGAGAAGTTCTACGGTTCGCCGCACGCCGGTACCTGGCCCTACGGGCTGCCCGAGCTGCCCGGTGCCCGCGCCGCGCTCGCCGGGACCCAGCGGATCGCCGTACCCGGCTGCTACCCGACCGCCGTGTCGCTCGCGCTCTTCCCGGCGTACGCCGCCGGGCTCGCCGAACCCGAGGCGGTCGTCGTCGCCGCGTCCGGTACCTCCGGCGCCGGCAAGGCGGCCAAGCCGCACCTCCTCGGCTCCGAGGTGATGGGCAACATGACCCCGTACGGAGTCGGCGGGGGACACCGGCACACGCCGGAGATCACCCAGAACCTCAGCGCCGTCGCCGGAGAACGCGTCACGGTCTCCTTCACCCCGACCCTCGCCCCCATGCCCCGGGGCATCCTCGCCACCTGCAGCGCCAAGGCGAAGCCCGGCGTGGACGGCGAAGCGCTTCGCGCCGCCTACGAGAAGGCGTACGCCGACGAGCCGTTCGTCGACCTCCTCCCCGAGGGCCAGTGGCCCGCCACCGCGGCCGTGTACGGCTCCAACGCCGTGCAGATCCAGGTGGCGTACGACCCCGCCGCCGGCCGGATCATCGTGATCAGCGCCATCGACAACCTCGCCAAGGGCACCGCCGGGGGTGCCCTGCAGAGCACGAACATCGCCCTCGGGCTGCCCGAGGACACCGGTCTGACCACGACCGGCGTGGCACCGTGA
- the argJ gene encoding bifunctional glutamate N-acetyltransferase/amino-acid acetyltransferase ArgJ, translating to MSVTAAQGFSAAGIAAGIKESGNPDLALVVNLGPRRAAAGVFTSNRVKAAPVLWSQQVLKGGEVSAVVLNSGGANACTGPKGFQDTHATAEKAAEVLKGHSAGEIAVCSTGLIGTLLPMEKLLAGIDKAAGALSEEGGTDAAIAIKTTDTVHKTAVAAGEGWTVGGMAKGAGMLAPGLATMLVVLTTDADVEAPALDAALRDATRTTFDRVDSDGCMSTNDTVLLLASGASGVTPEQEAFSAAVQAVCADLARQLIGDAEGASKDIRIEVVGAATEDDAVEVGRSIARNNLLKCAIHGEDPNWGRVLSAIGTTRAAFDPDRLNVAINDVWVCRDGSVGDDRDLVDMRYREVKITADLSAGTESAVIWANDLTAEYVHENSAYSS from the coding sequence GTGAGCGTCACGGCAGCACAGGGATTCTCGGCGGCGGGCATCGCCGCCGGGATCAAGGAGAGCGGCAACCCGGACCTGGCCCTCGTGGTCAACCTCGGGCCGCGCCGCGCCGCCGCGGGAGTCTTCACCTCCAACCGCGTCAAGGCCGCGCCCGTCCTCTGGTCCCAGCAGGTCCTCAAGGGCGGCGAGGTCTCCGCCGTCGTCCTCAACTCCGGTGGCGCAAACGCCTGTACGGGCCCCAAGGGCTTCCAGGACACGCACGCCACCGCCGAGAAGGCGGCCGAGGTCCTCAAGGGCCACAGCGCCGGCGAGATCGCCGTCTGCTCCACCGGGCTCATCGGCACCCTGCTCCCTATGGAGAAGCTGCTCGCCGGCATCGACAAGGCCGCGGGCGCCCTCAGCGAGGAAGGCGGCACGGACGCCGCCATCGCGATCAAGACCACCGACACGGTCCACAAGACCGCCGTGGCCGCCGGAGAGGGCTGGACCGTCGGCGGCATGGCCAAGGGCGCGGGCATGCTCGCCCCCGGGCTGGCCACCATGCTCGTCGTCCTCACCACCGACGCCGACGTCGAGGCGCCCGCGCTGGACGCCGCCCTGCGCGACGCCACCCGCACCACCTTCGACCGGGTCGACTCGGACGGCTGCATGTCGACCAACGACACCGTGCTGCTCCTCGCCTCCGGCGCCAGCGGCGTCACCCCGGAGCAGGAAGCGTTCTCCGCCGCCGTACAGGCCGTCTGCGCCGATCTGGCCCGTCAGCTCATCGGCGACGCCGAGGGCGCCTCCAAGGACATCCGGATCGAGGTCGTCGGAGCCGCGACCGAGGACGACGCCGTCGAGGTGGGCCGCTCCATCGCCCGCAACAACCTCCTCAAGTGCGCCATCCACGGCGAGGACCCCAACTGGGGCCGCGTGCTCTCCGCGATCGGCACCACCCGGGCCGCCTTCGACCCCGACCGGCTGAACGTCGCCATCAACGACGTCTGGGTGTGCAGGGACGGCAGCGTCGGCGACGACCGCGACCTGGTCGACATGCGCTACCGCGAGGTCAAGATCACCGCCGACCTCTCCGCGGGCACCGAGTCGGCCGTCATCTGGGCGAACGACCTCACCGCGGAGTACGTCCACGAGAACAGCGCGTACAGCTCATGA
- the argB gene encoding acetylglutamate kinase, with protein sequence MSDTENTGAEKNTGAENSTARKHTALPKAQILIEALPWLTRHNGRTVVIKFGGNAMIDDELKAAFAQDVVFLRQAGLKPVVVHGGGPQINAQLDKQGLVSEFKAGLRVTTPEAMDVVRMVLAGQVQRELVGLLNQHGPLAVGMTGEDARTMTAVQHRPTIDGELIDIGRVGEITEIDTGAIEALLADGRIPVISSIARSADDNHVYNVNADTAAAALAAALNAETLMVLTDVEGLYEDWPNSDDVISRITATELEKLLPELSSGMVPKMQGCLYAVRNGVETARVIDGRVQHAILLEIFTDEGVGTMVVPDRDTAAEPVTEGTA encoded by the coding sequence ATGAGCGACACGGAGAACACGGGCGCCGAGAAGAACACGGGCGCCGAGAACAGCACGGCCCGGAAGCACACCGCCCTCCCGAAGGCGCAGATCCTCATCGAAGCGCTGCCCTGGCTGACCCGGCACAACGGCCGGACCGTGGTCATCAAGTTCGGCGGCAACGCCATGATCGACGACGAGCTGAAGGCGGCCTTCGCCCAGGACGTCGTGTTCCTGCGGCAGGCCGGCCTCAAGCCCGTCGTCGTGCACGGCGGCGGCCCGCAGATCAACGCCCAGCTCGACAAGCAGGGCCTGGTCAGCGAGTTCAAGGCCGGACTGCGGGTCACCACGCCCGAGGCGATGGACGTCGTACGGATGGTCCTGGCCGGACAGGTCCAGCGCGAACTCGTCGGCCTGCTCAACCAGCACGGGCCGCTCGCCGTCGGCATGACCGGCGAGGACGCCCGGACCATGACCGCCGTCCAGCACCGCCCGACCATCGACGGCGAGCTCATCGACATCGGCCGGGTCGGCGAGATCACCGAGATCGACACCGGGGCCATAGAGGCACTCCTTGCGGACGGCCGCATCCCGGTCATCTCCTCGATCGCGCGCTCCGCCGACGACAACCACGTCTACAACGTCAACGCCGACACCGCCGCCGCCGCCCTGGCCGCCGCGCTGAACGCCGAGACGCTGATGGTCCTCACCGACGTCGAGGGCCTCTACGAGGACTGGCCGAACAGCGACGACGTGATCAGCCGCATCACGGCGACCGAGCTGGAGAAGCTGCTGCCCGAGCTGTCCAGCGGCATGGTCCCGAAGATGCAGGGCTGCCTGTACGCGGTACGCAACGGCGTCGAGACCGCCAGGGTCATCGACGGCCGGGTCCAGCACGCGATCCTGCTGGAGATCTTCACGGACGAAGGCGTCGGCACGATGGTCGTGCCCGACAGGGACACGGCGGCAGAGCCGGTCACGGAGGGGACAGCATGA
- a CDS encoding acetylornithine transaminase — MTNAELGQRWSDSLMDNYGTPQIPLVRGEGARVWDADGKEYLDFVGGIAVNALGHAHPAVVEAVSTQIASLGHVSNLFIAEPPVALAERLLQLFGRSGRVYFANSGAEANEAAFKIGRLTGRTGMVATTGGFHGRTMGALALTGQAKKRDPFLPLPAEVTHVPYGDVEALRAAVTTDTALVIIEPIQGEKGVVVPPKGYLSAAREITRATGTLLVLDEVQTGVGRCGTWFEYQAHEDVEPDVVTLAKGIGGGLPLGVTVAFGAAADLLKPGQHGTTFGGNPIACAAGLAVLDTLAADGALDHVKRLGERIREEVEGFGHPLVSHVRGSGLLLGIVLTGPHASQVQQAAQEAGLLVNAPAPDVVRLMPPLIIGDAEVDAFLAVLRGALDTVDPGRGDGEPGA; from the coding sequence ATGACGAACGCGGAACTCGGTCAGCGGTGGAGCGACTCGCTGATGGACAACTACGGCACGCCGCAGATCCCCCTCGTCCGCGGCGAGGGCGCGCGCGTCTGGGACGCCGACGGCAAGGAGTACCTCGACTTCGTCGGCGGTATCGCGGTGAACGCGCTGGGCCACGCCCACCCCGCGGTCGTCGAGGCCGTCTCCACCCAGATCGCCTCCCTGGGACACGTCTCCAACCTCTTCATCGCCGAGCCGCCCGTCGCGCTCGCCGAACGGCTGCTCCAGCTCTTCGGCCGGAGCGGACGGGTCTACTTCGCCAACTCCGGCGCCGAGGCCAACGAAGCCGCCTTCAAGATCGGCCGGCTCACCGGCCGGACCGGCATGGTGGCCACCACCGGCGGCTTCCACGGCCGGACCATGGGCGCGCTGGCCCTCACCGGGCAGGCGAAGAAGCGGGACCCGTTCCTCCCGCTGCCCGCCGAGGTCACCCACGTGCCGTACGGGGACGTGGAAGCGCTCCGGGCCGCCGTCACCACGGACACCGCGCTCGTGATCATCGAGCCCATCCAGGGCGAGAAGGGCGTGGTCGTCCCGCCCAAGGGCTACCTCTCCGCCGCCCGCGAGATCACCCGGGCCACCGGTACCCTGCTCGTCCTCGACGAGGTGCAGACCGGTGTCGGCCGGTGCGGCACCTGGTTCGAATACCAGGCCCACGAGGACGTCGAACCCGACGTCGTCACCCTCGCCAAGGGCATCGGCGGCGGACTGCCGCTCGGTGTCACCGTCGCCTTCGGCGCCGCGGCCGACCTGCTGAAGCCGGGCCAACACGGCACCACCTTCGGCGGCAACCCCATCGCCTGCGCGGCCGGCCTCGCCGTGCTGGACACCCTGGCGGCGGACGGCGCCCTCGACCACGTCAAGCGGCTCGGCGAGCGCATCCGCGAAGAGGTCGAAGGGTTCGGACACCCCCTCGTCTCCCACGTCCGCGGCTCCGGCCTGCTGCTGGGTATCGTGCTCACGGGACCCCACGCATCGCAGGTGCAGCAGGCGGCCCAGGAAGCGGGCCTCCTGGTCAACGCCCCCGCGCCCGATGTCGTACGGCTGATGCCGCCGCTGATCATCGGCGACGCGGAGGTGGACGCGTTCCTGGCCGTACTGCGGGGCGCGCTGGACACGGTGGACCCGGGCAGGGGCGACGGAGAACCCGGAGCATGA
- a CDS encoding arginine repressor — protein MTEAQDNDHGGPAVPQTRTARHRRIVDILNRQPVRSQSQLAKLLADDGLSVTQATLSRDLDELGAVKIRNTGGELIYAVPSEGGFRTPQAPLGGSAKEERMRRLSSELLISAEASANLVVLRTPPGAAQFLASAIDQAELHDVLGTIAGDDTLMLISRDAAGGQALADHLLRLAQNER, from the coding sequence ATGACCGAGGCGCAGGACAACGACCACGGCGGCCCTGCCGTGCCGCAGACCCGCACGGCACGCCACCGCCGGATCGTGGACATCCTGAACCGGCAGCCGGTGCGCTCGCAGAGCCAGCTGGCCAAGCTCCTCGCCGACGACGGGCTGAGCGTCACCCAGGCGACGCTCTCCCGCGACCTCGACGAGCTGGGCGCGGTCAAGATCCGCAACACCGGTGGCGAGCTCATCTACGCCGTGCCGAGCGAGGGTGGTTTCCGCACCCCGCAGGCACCGCTGGGCGGCTCCGCCAAGGAGGAGCGGATGCGGCGCCTCTCGTCGGAGCTGCTCATCTCCGCGGAGGCCTCGGCCAATCTCGTCGTCCTGCGCACGCCCCCGGGCGCCGCGCAGTTCCTCGCCTCGGCCATCGACCAGGCCGAGCTCCACGACGTCCTCGGCACCATCGCCGGGGACGACACGCTGATGCTCATCAGCCGTGACGCGGCCGGTGGCCAGGCCCTCGCCGACCACCTCCTGCGTCTCGCGCAGAACGAACGCTGA
- a CDS encoding L,D-transpeptidase family protein: MRGYLMTVLVTLSVLVAPAGAAAPAGAGGTAPGLLADTGGGRQLIVAEAPDAGSTTGTVTWWELRRGRWARAGSAPARFGAAGLAEGRTRRQGTNTTPTGLYDLPYAFGLREAPAATAYPYRRVTEGSWWCQDNGARDYNRWVEPLPSDCRAAEAEHLITYPAQYARAMVIGFNYAKPVRGRGAGIFLHVDGEGATAGCVSVAAGVMDRVLAWADPAKHPHIVIGTSAGELAVTGY, translated from the coding sequence ATGCGCGGATACCTGATGACCGTCCTGGTGACTCTGTCCGTCCTGGTGGCACCGGCGGGCGCGGCGGCGCCCGCCGGTGCCGGCGGGACGGCTCCCGGGTTGCTGGCCGACACGGGCGGCGGCCGGCAGCTGATCGTCGCCGAGGCCCCGGATGCCGGGTCCACCACCGGCACGGTCACCTGGTGGGAGCTGCGGCGGGGGCGGTGGGCCCGGGCGGGCTCCGCGCCGGCCCGGTTCGGAGCGGCGGGCCTGGCCGAGGGGCGTACCCGGCGCCAGGGCACGAACACCACTCCGACCGGCTTGTACGACCTCCCGTACGCCTTCGGTCTCCGGGAGGCTCCGGCCGCGACCGCGTACCCGTACCGCAGGGTGACGGAGGGTTCGTGGTGGTGCCAGGACAACGGGGCGCGCGACTACAACCGGTGGGTGGAGCCGCTGCCGTCCGACTGCCGGGCCGCGGAGGCCGAGCACCTGATCACGTACCCGGCGCAGTACGCCCGGGCGATGGTGATCGGCTTCAACTACGCGAAGCCGGTACGGGGCAGGGGCGCGGGCATCTTCCTGCACGTCGACGGCGAAGGGGCGACGGCGGGGTGCGTCTCGGTGGCGGCCGGGGTGATGGACCGCGTCCTGGCCTGGGCCGACCCGGCGAAGCACCCGCACATCGTCATCGGCACCTCGGCCGGGGAGCTGGCGGTGACCGGCTACTGA
- a CDS encoding pyridoxamine 5'-phosphate oxidase family protein: MGKTHEHIAGRLRTFIEEQPLFFTATAPLDGDGTVNLSPKGVRGSLVVVDGTTVAYLDFAGSNAETIAHLRENGRITLMWCAFQGPPDIVRVHGRGEPVFRDDPRFPGLLALFDQVDHTSHGLRAIIVVTAELIRDTCGFAVPFLAYEQDRPLHADRFAREDDESLSAYFEKKPDIATSVDGLPGLPLPLPPMPAPSGG; the protein is encoded by the coding sequence ATGGGAAAGACGCACGAGCACATAGCCGGACGGTTGCGCACCTTCATCGAGGAACAGCCGCTCTTCTTCACCGCGACCGCTCCCCTGGACGGCGACGGCACGGTCAACCTCTCCCCCAAGGGCGTCCGCGGCTCGCTCGTGGTGGTCGACGGGACGACGGTGGCGTACCTCGACTTCGCCGGGAGCAACGCGGAGACCATCGCCCACCTGCGGGAGAACGGTCGCATCACGCTCATGTGGTGTGCGTTCCAGGGGCCGCCCGACATCGTGCGGGTGCACGGCCGGGGCGAACCCGTCTTCCGCGACGACCCGCGCTTCCCCGGGTTGCTGGCCCTCTTCGACCAGGTCGACCACACGTCCCACGGGCTGCGCGCGATCATCGTCGTGACGGCCGAACTGATCCGCGACACCTGCGGATTCGCCGTGCCGTTCCTCGCGTACGAGCAAGATCGGCCGCTGCACGCGGACCGGTTCGCCCGCGAGGACGACGAGAGTCTGAGCGCGTACTTCGAGAAGAAGCCCGACATCGCGACCAGCGTCGACGGCCTGCCCGGTCTGCCGCTTCCGCTGCCACCGATGCCCGCCCCGTCCGGCGGCTGA
- a CDS encoding HEAT repeat domain-containing protein, translated as MRKPTHPSPRRPRAAHERLLRGSPLDSVLDTADPEAWIDLDRRVRAGSASTPPAGASPGPGTDHGGDPGQPFDPQWDERARDVTWTDFPPSEPETALTLCHRRWQVREAALPFAAGRPALLPLLVLRCADGRAPVRDRARRTLAAALDGPAAAGRAAALVPLAVQLALRPHGGPALALVLTAAPALSPSLPALLLASPRPRARLLGIGLCLERGLLATARLTELILTAEDRAVRRLCTDVLLTRVRTGDPERLLDPLLTASSAATRSSAVAALHRAGRGAEASGHLADPSARVRSAARLVLRLEGADPWAFYRERCADSAAPGLPPGAVFGLAESGSPDAAGPLRALTRHPEGRVRAAALAGLRMLDAVSPDELMAAMADPHPPVVRTARKALTPYVLLVPEEWLAALVAPARPPHVRRAGLRLLGAHSLGLRKRVLAGMEEDEDAEVAHEAQRARYEPLPDTH; from the coding sequence ATGCGGAAGCCGACCCACCCGTCCCCCAGGCGCCCACGCGCGGCGCACGAGCGCCTGCTGAGGGGCAGCCCCCTGGACTCCGTCCTGGACACCGCCGATCCCGAGGCCTGGATCGACCTCGACCGGCGCGTCCGCGCGGGGTCCGCGAGCACACCGCCCGCCGGCGCCTCCCCGGGCCCCGGCACCGACCACGGCGGAGACCCGGGGCAGCCGTTCGACCCGCAGTGGGACGAGCGCGCCCGGGACGTGACGTGGACGGACTTCCCGCCCTCCGAGCCGGAGACCGCCCTCACCCTGTGCCACCGCCGGTGGCAGGTGCGCGAGGCCGCGCTGCCCTTCGCCGCCGGGCGCCCCGCCCTGCTCCCGCTGCTGGTCCTGCGGTGCGCGGACGGCCGCGCCCCCGTACGGGACCGGGCCCGCCGGACGCTCGCCGCCGCACTGGACGGGCCTGCGGCGGCCGGACGCGCGGCCGCCCTGGTCCCGCTGGCCGTACAGCTGGCGCTCCGCCCGCACGGCGGGCCCGCTCTCGCGCTGGTCCTCACCGCCGCCCCCGCGCTTTCGCCTTCGCTGCCCGCGCTGCTGCTGGCGAGCCCCCGGCCGAGGGCACGGTTGCTCGGCATCGGACTCTGCCTGGAACGGGGTCTCCTCGCGACCGCCCGGCTCACGGAGTTGATCCTGACCGCCGAGGACCGGGCCGTCCGCAGGCTCTGCACCGACGTGCTCCTCACCCGGGTCAGGACCGGCGATCCGGAGCGCCTCCTCGATCCGCTGCTCACCGCTTCCTCGGCGGCGACCCGCTCTTCGGCGGTGGCCGCGCTGCACCGGGCGGGGCGGGGCGCGGAGGCGTCCGGCCACCTCGCCGACCCTTCGGCCCGGGTGCGTTCCGCCGCGCGGCTGGTGCTGCGGCTGGAGGGCGCGGACCCGTGGGCGTTCTACCGGGAGCGGTGCGCGGACTCGGCCGCGCCCGGCCTGCCCCCGGGCGCGGTCTTCGGGCTGGCCGAATCCGGATCACCCGACGCGGCCGGCCCGCTGCGGGCCCTGACGCGCCATCCGGAGGGCCGGGTACGCGCGGCGGCACTGGCCGGTCTGCGCATGCTGGACGCGGTCTCCCCCGACGAGCTGATGGCGGCCATGGCCGACCCCCATCCGCCGGTGGTGCGCACCGCCCGCAAGGCCCTCACCCCGTACGTGCTGCTCGTCCCGGAGGAGTGGCTGGCCGCGCTGGTGGCCCCCGCCCGGCCCCCGCACGTACGCCGGGCCGGGCTCCGTCTGCTCGGCGCGCACAGCCTCGGGCTGCGCAAGCGGGTGCTGGCGGGGATGGAGGAGGACGAGGACGCGGAGGTCGCCCACGAGGCGCAGCGCGCCCGGTACGAGCCGCTTCCGGACACGCACTGA
- the argH gene encoding argininosuccinate lyase, whose amino-acid sequence MSNAHANGNSDVRLWGGRFADGPAEALAKLSASVHFDWRLAPYDIAGSRAHARVLNKAGLLTDEELTRMTAGLDQLEADVADGSFTGTIADEDVHTALERGLLERLGKDLGGKLRAGRSRNDQVATLFRMYLRDHARIIGGLIAELQDALVGLAETHPDVAMPGRTHLQHAQPVLFAHHVLAHVQALSRDAERLRQWDERTAVSPYGSGALAGSSLGLDPEAVAADLGFERGSVANSIDGTASRDFVAEFAFITAMTGINLSRIAEEIIIWNTKEFSFVTLHDAFSTGSSIMPQKKNPDIAELARGKSGRLIGNLTGLMATLKALPLAYNRDLQEDKEPVFDSCDQLEVLLPAFTGMMATLTVNRERMEELAPAGFSLATDIAEWLVKQGVPFRVAHEVAGECVKECEQQGIELDELTDEQFEKISEHLTPEVRTVLDVPGALASRDGRGGTAPSAVAIQLAEIKQDLAVQHAWAAARK is encoded by the coding sequence GTGAGCAACGCCCACGCCAACGGCAACAGCGACGTACGCCTCTGGGGCGGACGTTTCGCCGACGGACCGGCCGAGGCGCTGGCCAAGCTGTCCGCCTCCGTCCACTTCGACTGGCGGCTGGCGCCCTACGACATCGCCGGCTCCCGCGCCCACGCGCGTGTCCTGAACAAGGCGGGGCTGCTCACCGACGAAGAACTCACCCGCATGACCGCCGGACTCGACCAGCTCGAAGCCGATGTCGCGGACGGCTCGTTCACCGGCACCATCGCCGACGAGGACGTCCACACCGCGCTGGAGCGCGGTCTGCTGGAACGCCTCGGCAAGGACCTCGGCGGCAAGCTCCGCGCCGGCCGGTCCCGCAACGACCAGGTCGCCACGCTGTTCCGGATGTACCTGCGCGACCACGCCCGGATCATCGGCGGGCTGATCGCCGAGCTCCAGGACGCGCTGGTCGGCCTCGCCGAGACCCACCCGGACGTCGCGATGCCCGGCCGCACCCACCTCCAGCACGCCCAGCCGGTGCTCTTCGCCCACCACGTCCTCGCCCACGTGCAGGCCCTCTCCCGGGACGCCGAGCGGCTGCGCCAGTGGGACGAGCGCACCGCCGTCTCGCCGTACGGCTCCGGCGCGCTGGCCGGCTCCTCCCTCGGGCTCGACCCGGAGGCGGTCGCCGCCGATCTCGGCTTCGAGCGCGGCTCCGTCGCCAACTCCATCGACGGCACGGCCTCGCGCGACTTCGTCGCCGAGTTCGCCTTCATCACCGCGATGACCGGGATCAACCTCTCCCGGATCGCCGAGGAGATCATCATCTGGAACACGAAGGAGTTCTCCTTCGTCACCCTGCACGACGCGTTCTCCACCGGCTCCTCGATCATGCCGCAGAAGAAGAACCCGGACATCGCCGAGCTGGCGCGCGGCAAGTCGGGGCGGCTCATCGGCAACCTGACCGGCCTGATGGCGACCCTCAAGGCGCTCCCGCTCGCGTACAACCGCGACCTCCAGGAGGACAAGGAGCCCGTCTTCGACTCCTGCGACCAGCTGGAGGTCCTGCTCCCCGCCTTCACCGGCATGATGGCCACGCTCACCGTCAACCGGGAGCGCATGGAGGAACTGGCCCCGGCCGGCTTCTCGCTCGCCACCGACATCGCCGAGTGGCTCGTCAAGCAGGGCGTGCCCTTCCGGGTCGCGCACGAGGTCGCGGGCGAATGCGTCAAGGAGTGCGAGCAGCAGGGCATCGAGCTCGACGAGCTGACCGACGAGCAGTTCGAGAAGATCTCCGAGCACCTCACCCCCGAGGTCCGTACCGTCCTCGACGTGCCCGGCGCGCTCGCTTCGCGCGACGGCCGCGGAGGTACCGCCCCGTCCGCCGTCGCGATCCAGCTCGCCGAGATCAAGCAGGACCTCGCGGTCCAGCACGCCTGGGCGGCCGCCCGGAAGTAG
- a CDS encoding aldo/keto reductase yields MPFDRLTAATASTAHIGLGLAAVGRPGYINLHRDLDLPGDRTPDALRERTHELLDAAYAQGVRYIDVARSYGRSEAFLAEWLTARPALDDVVVGSKWGYTYTADWSVEAEAHEVKDHGAATFDRQRTETRALLGDRLDLYQIHSVTPDSPALTDKELHARLADLAAEGVTIGLSTSGPGQKDAILAALAVTVDGEPLFRTVQATFNALETSAGPALAEAHGAGLTVIVKEGMANGRLAGTEAPALIREIARDRELGSDAVALAHVLRQPWAGVVLSGAATALQLSGNLHAVTLDLDEEEQARFDTLVEDPEAYWRYRAALPWS; encoded by the coding sequence ATGCCATTCGACCGCCTGACCGCGGCCACCGCCTCGACCGCCCACATCGGGCTCGGCCTCGCCGCAGTCGGCAGGCCCGGCTACATCAACCTCCACCGCGACCTCGACCTGCCCGGGGACCGCACCCCCGACGCCCTGCGCGAGCGCACCCACGAACTCCTGGACGCCGCCTACGCCCAGGGCGTCCGCTACATCGACGTGGCCCGCTCCTACGGACGCTCCGAGGCGTTCCTCGCCGAGTGGCTGACCGCCCGACCCGCCCTCGACGACGTCGTGGTCGGCAGCAAATGGGGCTACACCTACACCGCCGACTGGTCCGTGGAGGCCGAGGCGCACGAGGTCAAGGACCACGGCGCGGCCACCTTCGACCGCCAGCGCACCGAGACCCGCGCGCTGCTCGGCGACCGGCTCGACCTCTACCAGATCCACTCGGTGACCCCCGACAGCCCGGCCCTCACCGACAAGGAACTCCACGCCCGGCTCGCCGACCTGGCCGCCGAAGGCGTCACGATCGGCCTTTCCACCAGCGGCCCCGGCCAGAAGGACGCCATCCTGGCGGCCCTCGCCGTCACGGTCGACGGCGAACCCCTCTTCCGTACCGTCCAGGCCACCTTCAACGCCCTGGAGACCTCGGCGGGCCCCGCGCTCGCCGAGGCCCACGGGGCGGGACTGACGGTGATCGTCAAGGAGGGCATGGCGAACGGACGGCTGGCCGGTACCGAGGCCCCGGCGCTGATCCGGGAGATCGCCCGGGACCGGGAACTCGGCAGCGACGCGGTGGCCCTCGCGCATGTGCTCCGCCAGCCGTGGGCCGGTGTCGTCCTCTCCGGCGCCGCCACGGCTCTCCAGCTCTCCGGGAACCTGCACGCCGTCACCCTCGACCTCGACGAGGAGGAACAGGCCCGGTTCGACACCCTCGTGGAGGACCCGGAGGCGTACTGGCGGTACCGGGCCGCCCTGCCCTGGAGCTGA
- a CDS encoding HAD domain-containing protein, which yields MGTEPLLLIDIDGPLNPYMALSRRRDPQGYRRHRMRPTGWETGQALPVLLNAAHGAELLALSDRYELVWATTWKNEANEWVGPHLGLPPLPFVDWPVVGEGTGDWTFWKTRHVVAYAAGRAFAWIDDEIGEQDRAWVAAHHPGPALLRQIDPAVGLERADFDALAAWAT from the coding sequence ATGGGCACCGAACCGCTGCTGCTGATCGACATCGACGGTCCGCTCAACCCGTACATGGCACTGTCCCGGCGGCGGGATCCGCAGGGGTACCGCCGCCACCGGATGCGCCCGACGGGGTGGGAGACCGGGCAGGCTCTGCCGGTACTGCTCAACGCGGCGCACGGCGCGGAGCTGCTGGCGCTGTCCGACCGGTACGAACTGGTCTGGGCCACCACCTGGAAGAACGAGGCCAACGAGTGGGTCGGCCCGCATCTGGGGCTGCCGCCGCTGCCGTTCGTCGACTGGCCCGTGGTGGGCGAGGGCACGGGCGACTGGACCTTCTGGAAGACGCGGCACGTCGTGGCGTACGCGGCCGGCCGGGCGTTCGCCTGGATCGACGACGAGATCGGCGAGCAGGACCGGGCGTGGGTGGCGGCCCACCACCCCGGCCCGGCGCTGCTGCGGCAGATCGATCCGGCCGTCGGCCTGGAGCGGGCGGACTTCGACGCGCTGGCCGCCTGGGCGACCTGA